In Streptomyces sp. NBC_00704, a genomic segment contains:
- a CDS encoding glycoside hydrolase family 53 protein produces the protein MFHPRRTLRALLLPLAAGLALTTLPAHSAQAAATLANAGFESDATGTATPAGWSTYSAAGQNSASFTESGGHGGSHRLSHWSASAYKVETYQYLSGLANGPYKLTAWVRSGGGQKAAYLALKNCGSPEQRTDLPVSSSSWVRIVTSVNVTNSQCTISINSDANAGNWINVDDLTFTPGSTGLSVKGADISSLAKSEARGGIYRTASGSAGDAVTILKNAGMNYARLKVWVNPADGYNNKARVLAMAKRIRAAGMKLLVDFHYSDTWADPGKQTKPAAWTGHSYSQLKTDVYQHTYDVLNALKAQGTTADMVQVGNEINGGMLWSEGSTDNWPQLAGLLNSGYSAAKAVSSGTRVALHLANAGDDATVRWWFDNAKTYGIAYDVIGLSYYGYWHGSPAAAQTTLDDVASRYAKPVFIAETAYPFRLDSDDSLVNQIDTTGELVAGYPATAAGQLAWMNTVADIVEAVPGGRGLGVFSWEATWTAVTGNGWDPADAASGNGWENQALFGYDDRALSSMAWFSHR, from the coding sequence ATGTTCCATCCCAGACGCACCCTCAGGGCCCTGCTCCTGCCGCTCGCCGCCGGGCTCGCCCTCACCACCCTGCCCGCACACAGCGCGCAGGCGGCCGCCACCCTCGCCAACGCGGGCTTCGAGAGCGACGCGACCGGCACCGCGACCCCCGCCGGCTGGTCGACGTACTCGGCCGCCGGGCAGAACTCCGCCTCCTTCACCGAGTCGGGCGGCCACGGCGGGAGCCACCGCCTCTCGCACTGGTCGGCCTCCGCCTACAAGGTCGAGACGTACCAGTACCTGTCCGGGCTCGCCAACGGCCCCTACAAGCTCACCGCCTGGGTGCGCTCCGGCGGCGGCCAGAAAGCCGCGTACCTGGCCCTGAAGAACTGCGGGAGCCCGGAGCAGCGCACCGACCTGCCGGTGTCGTCCAGCAGTTGGGTGCGGATCGTCACGTCGGTCAATGTGACCAACAGCCAGTGCACCATCAGCATCAACAGTGACGCGAACGCGGGCAACTGGATCAATGTTGACGACCTGACCTTCACACCGGGCTCGACCGGACTGTCCGTCAAGGGCGCGGACATCTCCTCCCTCGCCAAGAGCGAGGCCAGAGGCGGTATATACCGGACCGCCTCCGGCTCCGCCGGTGACGCGGTCACCATCCTGAAGAACGCCGGGATGAACTACGCGCGCCTCAAGGTGTGGGTCAACCCCGCGGACGGCTACAACAACAAGGCGCGCGTCCTGGCCATGGCCAAGCGGATCAGGGCCGCCGGCATGAAACTCCTGGTCGACTTCCACTACTCCGACACCTGGGCCGACCCCGGCAAGCAGACCAAGCCCGCCGCCTGGACGGGCCACTCCTACAGTCAACTGAAGACCGACGTCTATCAACACACCTACGACGTCCTCAACGCCCTCAAGGCACAGGGCACCACGGCGGACATGGTCCAGGTCGGCAACGAGATCAACGGCGGCATGCTGTGGTCCGAGGGCTCCACCGACAACTGGCCGCAGCTCGCCGGGCTCCTCAACTCCGGCTACAGCGCCGCCAAGGCGGTCTCCTCCGGCACCCGCGTCGCCCTGCACCTGGCGAACGCCGGCGACGACGCCACCGTGCGCTGGTGGTTCGACAACGCGAAGACGTACGGCATCGCCTACGACGTGATCGGCCTGTCGTACTACGGCTACTGGCACGGCTCACCGGCCGCCGCCCAGACCACCCTGGACGACGTGGCGTCCCGCTACGCCAAGCCCGTCTTCATCGCCGAGACGGCCTACCCCTTCCGTCTCGACAGCGACGACTCCCTCGTCAACCAGATCGACACCACGGGCGAACTGGTCGCCGGCTACCCGGCGACCGCCGCGGGCCAGCTCGCCTGGATGAACACCGTCGCCGACATCGTGGAGGCCGTCCCCGGCGGCCGCGGCCTCGGCGTCTTCTCCTGGGAGGCGACCTGGACCGCCGTCACGGGCAACGGCTGGGACCCGGCCGACGCCGCCTCCGGCAACGGCTGGGAGAACCAGGCGCTGTTCGGCTACGACGACAGGGCGCTGTCCTCCATGGCCTGGTTCAGCCACCGCTGA
- a CDS encoding beta-galactosidase has protein sequence MPETSPRGLTRLAFGGDYNPEQWPETVWEDDVRLMREAGVTMVSVGIFSWALLEPAPGVHDFGWLDRVLGLLHDNGIRVDLGTPTVAPPVWFYRDHPEALPVTADGVRYEFGSRGAICHSNAHYRAAAADITTRLAERYADHPALAMWHVHNEYGVPVSACYCDSCAAHFRRWLATAYGTIDAVNAAWGTAFWGQRYASIEDVNPPRATPTVGNPGQALDYKRFADATMRENFRAERDILHRLAPGVPVTTNFMTALSQCDSVDYWAWGREVDIVTNDHYLITDGRRTHVNLAMAADLTRSVGGGAPWILLEHSTSGVNWQPRNPAKAPGQMARNSLAHVARGSEGAMFFQWRQSRRGAEKFHSAMVPHGGADTRVWREVVELGASLDSLVALRGTRTEADVAVLWDWQSWWAQNLDWRPSEDADPRERADAFYEALYDRHLTVDFARPEADLSAYPLVVVPALYLMTEAAGANLRAYVENGGTLVVSYFSGIVDEHDAVHEGAYPGALRDVLGLTVEEFSPLLRGESVRLTGPDGGELDGDVWTEFVVPRGAETVWRYADGLTAGRPAVTRHRLGEGTAWYVSTRLGQDGLDAVLGRAAEDAGIAPRAGLPRDVEVVRRSGPQGSYLFAVNHTAADAKVALETSGTELLTGERAAGRLAVPAGGVRVVRLDG, from the coding sequence ATGCCGGAGACCAGCCCCAGGGGCCTCACCAGGCTCGCCTTCGGGGGGGACTACAACCCCGAGCAGTGGCCGGAAACCGTCTGGGAGGACGACGTCCGGCTGATGCGGGAGGCCGGCGTCACCATGGTCAGCGTCGGGATCTTCTCCTGGGCGCTGCTGGAGCCCGCGCCGGGCGTCCACGACTTCGGCTGGCTCGACCGCGTCCTCGGCCTGCTGCACGACAACGGCATCCGCGTCGACCTGGGCACGCCCACGGTCGCCCCGCCCGTGTGGTTCTACCGCGACCATCCCGAGGCGCTGCCCGTCACCGCCGACGGCGTGCGCTACGAGTTCGGCTCCCGCGGCGCGATCTGCCACAGCAACGCGCACTACCGCGCGGCCGCGGCGGACATCACCACCCGCCTCGCCGAGCGGTACGCCGACCACCCGGCGCTGGCGATGTGGCACGTGCACAACGAGTACGGCGTCCCCGTCTCCGCCTGCTACTGCGACTCCTGCGCCGCCCACTTCCGCCGCTGGCTGGCCACCGCGTACGGCACCATCGACGCCGTCAACGCGGCCTGGGGAACCGCCTTCTGGGGCCAGCGCTACGCGAGCATCGAGGACGTCAACCCGCCCCGCGCCACCCCCACCGTCGGCAACCCCGGCCAGGCCCTGGACTACAAGCGGTTCGCCGACGCCACCATGCGGGAGAACTTCCGCGCGGAACGCGACATCCTGCACCGCCTCGCCCCCGGCGTCCCGGTGACGACCAACTTCATGACCGCCCTCAGCCAGTGCGACTCCGTCGACTACTGGGCCTGGGGCCGCGAGGTCGACATCGTCACCAACGACCACTACCTGATCACCGACGGCCGCCGCACCCACGTCAACCTCGCGATGGCCGCCGACCTCACCCGCTCCGTCGGCGGCGGCGCGCCCTGGATCCTGCTGGAGCACTCCACGTCGGGCGTCAACTGGCAGCCGCGCAACCCCGCCAAGGCCCCCGGACAGATGGCCCGCAACTCCCTGGCGCACGTGGCCCGCGGCTCCGAGGGCGCCATGTTCTTCCAGTGGCGGCAGTCCCGGCGCGGCGCCGAGAAGTTCCACTCGGCGATGGTCCCGCACGGCGGCGCCGACACCCGCGTGTGGCGCGAGGTCGTCGAACTCGGCGCCTCGCTCGACTCCCTCGTCGCCCTGCGCGGCACCCGCACCGAGGCCGACGTGGCCGTGCTGTGGGACTGGCAGTCCTGGTGGGCGCAGAACCTCGACTGGCGCCCCAGCGAGGACGCCGACCCGCGCGAGCGCGCCGACGCCTTCTACGAAGCCCTCTACGACCGTCACCTCACCGTGGACTTCGCCCGCCCCGAGGCCGACCTGTCGGCCTACCCGCTGGTCGTCGTGCCCGCCCTGTACCTGATGACCGAGGCGGCCGGGGCCAACCTCCGGGCCTACGTGGAGAACGGCGGCACCCTGGTGGTGTCGTACTTCTCGGGCATCGTCGACGAGCACGACGCCGTCCACGAGGGGGCCTACCCGGGGGCGCTGCGCGACGTCCTCGGCCTGACCGTCGAGGAGTTCTCCCCGCTGCTCCGGGGCGAGAGCGTGCGGCTGACCGGCCCCGACGGCGGCGAACTCGACGGCGACGTCTGGACCGAGTTCGTGGTGCCGCGCGGCGCCGAGACCGTCTGGCGCTACGCCGACGGCCTCACCGCCGGCCGCCCCGCCGTCACCCGGCACCGCCTCGGCGAGGGCACCGCCTGGTACGTCTCCACCCGCCTCGGCCAGGACGGCCTGGACGCCGTGCTCGGCCGGGCCGCGGAGGACGCGGGGATCGCCCCCCGCGCCGGCCTGCCCCGCGACGTCGAGGTCGTGCGCCGCTCCGGACCGCAGGGCAGCTACCTCTTCGCCGTCAACCACACCGCCGCCGACGCCAAGGTGGCGCTGGAGACCTCCGGCACCGAACTGCTGACGGGCGAACGCGCCGCGGGCCGCCTGGCGGTCCCGGCCGGAGGCGTCCGGGTCGTGCGACTCGACGGCTGA
- a CDS encoding ABC transporter substrate-binding protein, translating into MPNSKRRRLLVQGAASALAVTLGATALTACGSSDDDADASGPVSLTYWTWTPGMDKVVDLWNKGRGKKDGITVTVKKQASGDTLITKILTAHKAGKAPDLVQAEYQALPTLVSNDALADIAKDVGDAKAGFADGVWQQTTLGTDAVYAVPQDIGPMMFYYRADLFEKYGLTVPTTWEQFADTARALKKKSPGTDLTTFSANDPGLFAGLAQQAGAKWWTTSGDTWKVAIDDAATKKVADFWGGLVKEGVVDNQPMYTPAWNKALDTGKQIAWVSAVWAPGTLTTAAPDTKGKWAMAPLPQWSNGQDVTGSWGGSSTGVTTDSKHKEAAAKFAAWLNTDGDALNALAKEGGIYPASTSAQLSGAFTTPPDYFSNQADFYTLAARIAKTTAPSAWGPNVNVAYTTFNDAFGAAAKDRSDFSAALAKMQSATVADMKKQGFEVSE; encoded by the coding sequence ATGCCCAACTCGAAGCGCCGTCGGCTCCTTGTCCAAGGCGCGGCCTCCGCTCTCGCCGTCACCCTCGGCGCCACCGCACTCACCGCCTGCGGCTCGTCCGACGACGACGCCGACGCGTCCGGCCCGGTCTCGCTCACGTACTGGACGTGGACGCCCGGCATGGACAAGGTCGTGGACCTGTGGAACAAGGGCCGGGGCAAGAAGGACGGGATCACCGTCACGGTGAAGAAGCAGGCGTCCGGCGACACCCTGATCACCAAGATCCTCACCGCGCACAAGGCCGGCAAGGCCCCGGACCTGGTGCAGGCCGAGTACCAGGCGCTGCCGACGCTGGTCAGCAACGACGCGCTGGCGGACATAGCGAAGGACGTCGGGGACGCGAAGGCCGGATTCGCCGACGGGGTCTGGCAGCAGACGACGCTCGGCACCGACGCCGTCTACGCGGTGCCGCAGGACATCGGCCCGATGATGTTCTACTACCGCGCGGACCTCTTCGAGAAGTACGGCCTGACGGTCCCCACGACGTGGGAGCAGTTCGCCGACACCGCGCGCGCACTGAAGAAGAAGTCCCCCGGCACGGACCTGACCACGTTCTCCGCCAACGACCCGGGCCTCTTCGCAGGCCTCGCCCAGCAGGCCGGCGCCAAGTGGTGGACCACCTCCGGGGACACGTGGAAGGTCGCCATCGACGACGCGGCCACCAAGAAGGTCGCCGACTTCTGGGGCGGTCTCGTCAAGGAGGGCGTCGTCGACAACCAGCCCATGTACACCCCGGCCTGGAACAAGGCGCTCGACACCGGCAAGCAGATCGCCTGGGTCTCCGCCGTGTGGGCCCCCGGCACCCTGACCACCGCCGCGCCCGACACCAAGGGCAAGTGGGCCATGGCCCCGCTCCCCCAGTGGTCGAACGGCCAGGACGTCACCGGCAGCTGGGGCGGCTCCTCCACGGGCGTGACGACGGACTCGAAGCACAAGGAGGCCGCCGCGAAGTTCGCCGCCTGGCTGAACACCGACGGCGACGCCCTCAACGCGCTGGCCAAGGAGGGCGGCATCTACCCCGCCTCCACCTCCGCCCAGCTCAGCGGCGCCTTCACCACCCCGCCGGACTACTTCTCGAACCAGGCGGACTTCTACACCCTGGCCGCCAGGATCGCGAAGACGACGGCCCCGTCGGCCTGGGGCCCGAACGTGAACGTCGCCTACACGACCTTCAACGATGCGTTCGGCGCCGCCGCCAAGGACAGGTCGGACTTCTCGGCCGCGCTGGCGAAGATGCAGTCGGCCACCGTCGCCGACATGAAGAAGCAGGGCTTCGAGGTCTCCGAGTGA
- a CDS encoding carbohydrate ABC transporter permease, whose protein sequence is MTTAHRRRPYGVKGAPYGFLLPATILFALFFALPIGYAVWLSLHKVHVSGLGLGSGARKEVWAGVENYTDAFTDGELPHGALRVLGYGCIVVPVMLGLALLFALMLDSERVRLTSFTRLAIFLPYAVPGVVAALLWGFLYLPDVSPFYYVLEKLSLPQPDLLDGGPLYLALSNIAVWGGTGFNMIVIYTSLQAVPAEVYEAAKLDGATPLQIALRVKIPMVAPSLVLTFFFSIIATLQVFSEPTTLKPLTNSVSTTWSPLMKVYRDAFGTGDVHQAAAEAVIIALATLVLSFGFLRGANRRTKQEAAR, encoded by the coding sequence GTGACCACCGCACACCGCCGGAGACCGTACGGGGTCAAGGGGGCGCCGTACGGCTTCCTCCTGCCGGCGACGATCCTCTTCGCCCTCTTCTTCGCGCTGCCCATCGGATACGCGGTGTGGCTCAGCCTCCACAAGGTGCACGTCTCCGGGCTCGGCCTGGGCTCGGGCGCGCGTAAGGAGGTCTGGGCCGGCGTCGAGAACTACACCGACGCCTTCACCGACGGCGAGCTGCCCCACGGCGCGCTGCGCGTCCTGGGCTACGGCTGCATCGTCGTCCCGGTGATGCTCGGCCTGGCGCTGCTGTTCGCGCTGATGCTCGACTCCGAGCGGGTGCGGCTCACCTCGTTCACCCGCCTCGCCATCTTCCTGCCGTACGCCGTTCCGGGCGTCGTCGCGGCGCTGCTGTGGGGCTTCCTGTACCTGCCGGACGTCAGTCCCTTCTACTACGTGCTCGAGAAGCTGAGCCTGCCGCAGCCGGACCTGCTGGACGGCGGCCCGCTGTACCTCGCCCTGTCGAACATCGCGGTCTGGGGCGGCACCGGCTTCAACATGATCGTCATCTACACCTCGCTCCAGGCCGTCCCGGCCGAGGTGTACGAGGCGGCGAAGCTGGACGGCGCCACCCCGCTGCAGATCGCGCTGCGCGTCAAGATCCCGATGGTGGCGCCCTCGCTGGTGCTGACCTTCTTCTTCTCGATCATCGCCACGCTCCAGGTGTTCAGCGAACCGACCACTCTCAAGCCCCTCACCAACTCCGTGTCCACGACCTGGAGTCCGCTGATGAAGGTGTACCGGGACGCGTTCGGCACCGGGGACGTCCACCAGGCGGCCGCCGAGGCCGTGATCATCGCGCTCGCCACGCTGGTGCTGTCCTTCGGCTTCCTGCGGGGCGCGAACCGTCGCACCAAGCAGGAGGCAGCACGATGA
- a CDS encoding carbohydrate ABC transporter permease — translation MSSLAVHKAPAAAGSAGAVRGRPPLRRRIAPVPTLTLLLGALYCLLPVAWVVIASTKSGRELFTTFTFLPGTGFTDNVRDLNAYRDGLYWRWMGNSALYAGLGALLSTCVSAVSGYALATYRFRGRETMFNILLAGVLMPPIILAVPQYLLLAKAGLTDSYLSVLLPQILSPYGVYLARIYAAAAVPGDVVEAGRMDGASEWRIFTRIALPMMVPGLVTVFLFQFVAVWNNFLLPYIMLSDDERFPITLGLFTLLEQGANTPALYTLVITGAFLAVIPLVALFLVVQRFWSLDLLSGAVKS, via the coding sequence ATGAGTTCTCTTGCCGTCCACAAGGCCCCCGCGGCGGCGGGCAGCGCGGGCGCCGTCCGCGGCCGTCCGCCGCTGCGCCGCCGGATCGCACCGGTCCCCACGCTCACGCTGCTCCTCGGAGCGCTCTACTGCCTGCTGCCCGTGGCATGGGTGGTGATCGCGTCCACCAAGTCCGGGCGCGAGCTGTTCACCACGTTCACATTCCTGCCGGGCACGGGCTTCACCGACAACGTCAGGGACCTCAACGCCTACCGCGACGGCCTCTACTGGCGGTGGATGGGCAACTCCGCCCTCTACGCCGGCCTGGGCGCCCTGCTCTCGACGTGCGTGTCGGCGGTCAGCGGATACGCGCTGGCCACCTACCGCTTCCGCGGGCGCGAGACGATGTTCAACATCCTGTTGGCGGGCGTGCTGATGCCGCCGATCATCCTCGCCGTCCCGCAGTACCTGCTGCTGGCGAAGGCCGGCCTCACGGACTCGTACCTGTCGGTGCTGCTGCCGCAGATCCTCTCCCCCTACGGGGTCTACCTCGCGCGCATCTACGCCGCCGCGGCCGTCCCGGGGGACGTCGTCGAGGCCGGCCGCATGGACGGGGCGAGCGAGTGGCGGATCTTCACCCGGATCGCGCTGCCGATGATGGTCCCGGGACTCGTCACGGTGTTCCTGTTCCAGTTCGTCGCCGTGTGGAACAACTTCCTGCTGCCCTACATCATGCTGAGCGACGACGAAAGGTTCCCGATCACCCTCGGGCTGTTCACCCTCCTCGAACAGGGCGCCAACACCCCGGCCCTGTACACCCTGGTGATCACCGGCGCGTTCCTCGCGGTGATCCCGCTCGTGGCGCTCTTCCTGGTGGTTCAGCGGTTCTGGAGTCTGGATCTGCTCTCCGGAGCCGTAAAGTCATGA
- a CDS encoding LacI family DNA-binding transcriptional regulator, which produces MIMNKGAGGRRRPPTIHDVAREAGVSRGTVSRVLNGGHYVSPTAAEAVNAAIRRTGYVVNRHARSLITGRSDSVGFLLTEPQERFFEDPNFNVLLRGCTQALAAHDVPLLLMLAGTEDERRRITRYITAGHVDGVLLVSSHSGDPIATELREAGVPLVACGKPIGIGSKVSYVAADDRDGARDMVRHLLAQGRRRVGVVTGPLDTPGGVERLAGYREVLAEAGVEYDERIVVSGDYSRASGEAGAEQLLARAPELDAVFVASDLMAQGVLTALHRAGRRVPQDVAVGGFDDSPAATAASPTLTTIRQPWDRISSEMVRVLLAQIGGEDPAAVILPTELVRREST; this is translated from the coding sequence ATGATTATGAACAAGGGGGCCGGGGGCCGGCGCAGACCGCCGACCATCCACGACGTCGCGCGGGAGGCGGGCGTCTCACGCGGCACCGTCTCGCGCGTGCTCAACGGCGGGCACTACGTCAGCCCGACCGCGGCCGAGGCGGTCAACGCCGCCATCCGCAGGACGGGTTACGTCGTGAACCGGCACGCCCGCTCGCTGATCACCGGCCGTTCCGACTCCGTGGGCTTCCTGCTGACGGAGCCTCAGGAACGGTTCTTCGAGGACCCCAACTTCAACGTCCTGCTGCGCGGCTGCACCCAGGCACTGGCCGCGCACGATGTCCCCCTGCTGCTGATGCTGGCCGGGACCGAGGACGAGCGGCGGCGCATCACGCGGTACATCACCGCCGGCCACGTCGACGGGGTGCTGCTGGTCTCCAGCCACTCCGGCGACCCGATCGCGACGGAGCTGCGCGAGGCGGGCGTGCCCCTGGTCGCGTGCGGCAAGCCCATCGGCATCGGCTCCAAGGTGAGCTACGTCGCCGCCGACGACCGCGACGGCGCCCGGGACATGGTGCGCCACCTGCTCGCACAGGGCCGCCGGCGCGTCGGCGTGGTCACCGGACCGCTGGACACCCCCGGCGGCGTGGAACGGCTGGCCGGGTACCGGGAGGTGCTCGCCGAGGCCGGCGTCGAGTACGACGAGCGGATCGTGGTCTCCGGGGACTACAGCCGGGCCAGCGGCGAGGCCGGCGCCGAACAGCTGCTCGCGCGGGCGCCGGAGCTGGACGCGGTGTTCGTCGCGTCCGACCTGATGGCGCAGGGCGTCCTCACGGCGCTGCACCGGGCGGGCCGGCGAGTACCGCAGGACGTGGCGGTGGGCGGCTTCGACGACTCCCCCGCCGCGACCGCGGCCAGCCCCACCCTCACCACCATCCGCCAGCCCTGGGACCGCATCAGCAGTGAGATGGTCCGCGTGCTGCTCGCCCAGATCGGGGGCGAGGACCCGGCGGCGGTGATCCTGCCGACGGAACTGGTCAGGCGCGAGTCGACCTGA
- a CDS encoding VOC family protein, with protein sequence MTAGLQTIIYPVKDIDRAKALFSALLEVEPYADEPYYVGFKAAGQDVGLDPSGHAKGMTGPVPYWHVTDLRGRLAALLAAGAELLQDAQDVGGGRLIAFVKDADGNLVGLIQDPVA encoded by the coding sequence ATGACCGCCGGCCTGCAGACCATCATCTACCCCGTCAAGGACATCGACCGGGCGAAGGCCCTGTTCAGCGCGCTGCTGGAGGTCGAGCCGTACGCCGACGAGCCCTACTACGTCGGTTTCAAGGCCGCCGGGCAGGACGTCGGCCTCGACCCCAGCGGGCACGCCAAGGGCATGACCGGGCCGGTGCCGTACTGGCACGTCACGGACCTGCGCGGGCGGCTCGCGGCGCTGCTCGCTGCGGGCGCGGAGCTGCTCCAGGACGCCCAGGACGTGGGCGGCGGCCGGCTCATCGCCTTCGTGAAGGACGCGGACGGCAACCTGGTGGGCCTGATCCAGGACCCGGTCGCCTGA
- a CDS encoding MarR family winged helix-turn-helix transcriptional regulator: MAAKTAGAGLEERWRDILSVHARTMCEIDRALHPHGLGASDFEVLDILASETPRDGDQCRVQNLVGRVHLSQSALSRLIGRLEKEGLVERSVCVEDRRGVYVTLTSKGRDLHAEVLPLQRQVLERMLTGS, from the coding sequence ATGGCAGCGAAAACGGCCGGGGCCGGCCTCGAGGAGCGGTGGCGGGACATCCTGTCGGTGCACGCGCGCACGATGTGCGAGATCGACCGGGCACTGCATCCGCACGGTCTCGGCGCGAGCGACTTCGAGGTGCTCGACATCCTCGCCTCCGAGACGCCCCGGGACGGCGACCAGTGCCGGGTGCAGAACCTCGTCGGCCGCGTGCATCTCAGCCAGAGCGCGTTGTCCCGGCTGATCGGCCGTCTGGAGAAGGAAGGCCTGGTGGAGCGGTCCGTCTGCGTGGAGGACCGCCGCGGGGTGTACGTCACCCTCACCTCCAAGGGCCGTGACCTGCACGCCGAGGTGCTGCCGCTCCAGCGGCAGGTGCTGGAGCGGATGCTGACGGGGTCCTGA
- a CDS encoding SseB family protein, which yields METPAHDRSNNPAALALDALARDTEDTAALDTLAHSDVLVPVPEDATDEDVTDPTTVALPVLEQPGGAPVVPVFTSEPEMADLLPEIDRYRLVPLAALAAQWPTGELSLSIDGAGDHPLTLTSEGVRTLLVR from the coding sequence ATGGAGACACCCGCGCACGACCGCTCGAACAATCCCGCCGCGCTCGCGCTGGACGCGCTGGCCCGGGACACCGAGGACACCGCCGCACTGGACACACTCGCGCACAGCGACGTGCTCGTGCCGGTGCCCGAGGACGCCACCGACGAGGACGTCACCGACCCGACCACGGTCGCCCTGCCGGTCCTGGAACAGCCCGGAGGCGCTCCGGTGGTGCCGGTGTTCACCTCCGAACCGGAGATGGCCGACCTGCTGCCGGAGATCGACCGCTACCGGCTGGTGCCCCTCGCCGCGCTCGCCGCGCAGTGGCCGACCGGCGAACTCTCGCTCTCGATCGACGGGGCCGGCGACCACCCGCTGACGCTGACCTCCGAAGGGGTGCGCACCCTGCTCGTCCGCTGA
- a CDS encoding MerR family transcriptional regulator — protein sequence MRISELSRRSGVSVTTIKYYLREGLLPPGRQTSATQAEYDDQHLHRLRLIRALTGVRGLSVGAAREVLDALTEHACDTHRVLGVALGSVRVGGAPAEGSAEAAEVAELVDELGWRVHETAPARTVLAETLSSLRALGVPLDRHALLPYARLAERTAVLDLDQLDGLDDPLEAAERALLLTVLLEPALMALRRLAQENESARRHMP from the coding sequence ATGCGCATCTCCGAACTGAGCCGCCGCAGCGGCGTGTCCGTGACGACGATCAAGTACTACCTGCGCGAGGGGCTGCTCCCGCCGGGCCGTCAGACCTCCGCCACCCAGGCCGAGTACGACGACCAGCACCTGCACCGGCTCCGGCTGATCCGTGCGCTGACGGGCGTGCGCGGTCTGTCGGTCGGCGCCGCCCGGGAGGTGCTCGACGCCCTCACGGAGCACGCCTGCGACACCCACCGCGTGCTGGGGGTGGCCCTGGGATCCGTGCGGGTGGGCGGCGCACCCGCCGAAGGGTCCGCGGAGGCGGCCGAGGTCGCCGAACTCGTCGACGAGCTGGGCTGGCGCGTGCACGAGACCGCGCCCGCCCGCACGGTCCTCGCCGAGACCCTGAGCAGTCTTCGCGCCCTCGGCGTCCCGCTCGACCGGCACGCCCTCCTGCCGTACGCGCGCCTCGCCGAGCGCACCGCGGTCCTCGATCTCGACCAGCTCGACGGACTCGACGACCCCCTGGAAGCCGCCGAGCGCGCCCTGCTGCTGACCGTCCTCCTCGAACCCGCGCTGATGGCGCTCAGGCGCCTGGCCCAGGAGAACGAGTCGGCCCGCCGTCACATGCCGTGA